Proteins encoded in a region of the Pseudoruegeria sp. SHC-113 genome:
- the acs gene encoding acetate--CoA ligase, with the protein MTDSAPTTYAPSADFIANAHLDAAKYDAMYAASISDPDAFWAEHGKRIDWIKPFTKVKNASFEFGNVDIKWFEDGTLNVAANCIDRHLATRGDQTAIIWEPDSPEEEAKHITYKQLHTSVCRMANILEELGVRKGDRVVIYLPMIPEAAYAMLACARIGAIHSIVFAGFSPDALAARVNGSDAKVLITADEAPRGGRKTPLKSNADAALLHCKDTVKCLVVKRTGGQTTWIADRDYDYNEMALEASDVCAPAEMNAEDPLFILYTSGSTGQPKGVVHCSGGYLVYAAMTHQYTFDYHEGDIYWCTADVGWVTGHSYIVYGPLANGGTTLMFEGVPTYPDAGRFWAVCEKHKVNQFYTAPTAIRALMGQGTEFVEKYDLSDLKLLGTVGEPINPEAWNWYNEVVGKGKCPIVDTWWQTETGGHMLTPQPGAHATKPGSAQKPFFGVHPVVLDAQTGEEIHETAAEGVLALKESWPGQMRTVWGDHERFQKTYFSDYKGYYFAGDGCRRDADGDYWITGRVDDVINVSGHRMGTAEVESALVAHAKVAEAAVVGYPHDVKGQGIYCYVTLMNGVEPSEELRKELRTWVRTEIGPIASPDLIQWAPGLPKTRSGKIMRRILRKIAEDDFGALGDTSTLAEPAVVDDLIENRMNKAT; encoded by the coding sequence ATGACCGATTCTGCGCCAACCACTTACGCGCCTTCCGCGGATTTCATTGCAAACGCCCATCTCGACGCCGCCAAATACGATGCGATGTACGCAGCATCCATCAGCGATCCGGACGCCTTCTGGGCAGAGCACGGCAAGCGAATCGACTGGATCAAACCCTTCACCAAGGTGAAGAACGCCAGCTTCGAGTTCGGCAATGTCGACATCAAATGGTTCGAGGACGGCACCCTTAACGTCGCCGCCAACTGCATCGACCGCCACCTCGCCACCCGAGGCGATCAGACGGCCATCATCTGGGAGCCCGACTCCCCGGAGGAAGAGGCCAAGCACATCACCTACAAACAGCTGCACACCAGCGTCTGCCGGATGGCCAACATCCTGGAAGAGCTGGGCGTGCGTAAAGGCGACCGGGTTGTCATTTACCTCCCGATGATCCCGGAAGCCGCCTATGCCATGCTGGCCTGCGCCCGGATCGGGGCGATCCACTCGATCGTCTTCGCAGGCTTCAGCCCCGATGCTTTGGCAGCCCGTGTCAACGGCAGCGACGCCAAGGTTCTCATCACCGCCGATGAAGCCCCGCGCGGTGGCCGCAAGACGCCGCTGAAATCCAACGCCGACGCCGCCCTACTGCACTGCAAAGACACGGTGAAATGCCTCGTGGTGAAGCGTACCGGCGGGCAGACGACGTGGATCGCGGATCGCGATTACGACTACAACGAGATGGCGCTGGAAGCTTCTGACGTCTGCGCGCCCGCCGAGATGAACGCCGAGGATCCGCTCTTCATCCTCTACACCTCCGGCTCCACCGGCCAGCCCAAGGGCGTGGTGCATTGCTCCGGTGGTTATCTCGTCTACGCGGCGATGACGCATCAATACACCTTCGATTACCACGAGGGCGACATCTACTGGTGCACCGCCGATGTGGGCTGGGTCACCGGCCACAGCTACATCGTCTATGGCCCGCTAGCCAATGGCGGCACCACGCTGATGTTCGAAGGCGTACCGACCTACCCGGACGCAGGCCGCTTCTGGGCTGTTTGTGAGAAGCACAAGGTCAACCAGTTCTACACCGCCCCCACCGCCATCCGCGCGCTGATGGGTCAGGGCACCGAGTTCGTCGAGAAATACGACCTGAGCGATCTGAAACTGCTCGGCACCGTGGGCGAGCCAATCAACCCGGAAGCCTGGAACTGGTACAACGAGGTTGTCGGCAAGGGCAAATGCCCGATCGTGGACACATGGTGGCAGACCGAAACCGGCGGCCACATGCTGACCCCGCAGCCCGGCGCCCATGCCACCAAGCCCGGCTCCGCGCAGAAGCCCTTCTTCGGCGTGCACCCGGTGGTTCTGGACGCCCAGACCGGCGAAGAGATCCACGAAACCGCTGCCGAGGGCGTGCTGGCGCTGAAGGAAAGCTGGCCCGGCCAGATGCGCACCGTCTGGGGCGATCACGAGCGGTTCCAGAAAACCTATTTCTCCGACTACAAAGGCTACTACTTCGCCGGTGACGGCTGCCGCCGCGACGCCGATGGCGATTACTGGATCACAGGGCGCGTGGATGACGTGATCAACGTCTCCGGGCACCGCATGGGCACCGCCGAAGTGGAAAGCGCGCTCGTGGCGCACGCCAAAGTGGCCGAGGCCGCCGTGGTGGGCTACCCGCACGACGTGAAAGGTCAGGGAATCTACTGCTACGTGACCCTGATGAACGGCGTCGAGCCTTCCGAGGAACTGCGCAAGGAGCTGCGCACCTGGGTGCGCACCGAGATCGGCCCCATCGCTTCGCCAGATCTGATCCAATGGGCACCGGGCCTGCCGAAAACCCGCTCCGGCAAGATCATGCGCCGCATCCTGCGCAAGATCGCCGAGGATGATTTCGGCGCTCTGGGCGATACCTCCACGCTGGCAGAGCCTGCCGTGGTGGATGATCTGATCGAAAACCGCATGAACAAGGCCACCTGA
- a CDS encoding adenylate kinase: MDSVQPQPATPVTLILLGPPGAGKGTQARILESRFGLVQLSTGDLLRAAVAAGTEAGRKAKAVMEAGGLVSDEIVLAILKDRMGEPDVTSGVILDGFPRTIGQADALGALLAEAGTKVDCVISLEVDDEAMVERISGRSTCAACGEGYHDTFKAPAKAGVCDKCGGTEFKRRADDNAETVRERLAAYHAQTAPLIAYYDEKGLLKSVDAMGSIDAITEALGTIVAGVSA; the protein is encoded by the coding sequence ATGGACAGCGTTCAGCCCCAGCCCGCAACACCCGTGACCCTCATCCTGCTTGGCCCCCCGGGGGCCGGCAAAGGCACCCAGGCACGGATCCTCGAATCCCGCTTCGGCCTCGTGCAGCTGTCCACAGGCGACCTCCTCCGCGCCGCGGTGGCCGCCGGGACCGAAGCGGGCCGCAAGGCCAAGGCCGTGATGGAAGCGGGCGGGCTGGTGTCGGACGAGATCGTTCTGGCGATCCTGAAAGATCGCATGGGCGAGCCGGATGTGACCTCTGGAGTCATCCTTGATGGCTTCCCCCGCACCATCGGCCAGGCCGACGCGCTTGGCGCGCTGCTGGCTGAAGCCGGCACCAAGGTCGATTGCGTCATCTCGCTTGAGGTGGACGACGAGGCCATGGTCGAGCGCATCTCGGGCCGCTCCACCTGCGCAGCCTGCGGGGAAGGCTACCACGATACATTCAAGGCCCCGGCAAAAGCGGGTGTCTGTGACAAATGCGGAGGCACGGAATTCAAGCGCCGCGCTGACGATAACGCCGAGACGGTGCGTGAACGGCTTGCCGCCTACCACGCCCAGACGGCTCCGCTGATTGCCTATTACGACGAAAAGGGACTGCTTAAGTCGGTGGATGCGATGGGGTCGATCGACGCCATCACCGAAGCCCTTGGCACGATCGTCGCGGGCGTTTCGGCCTAA
- a CDS encoding sodium:solute symporter family protein has translation MDQFTINLLFVGASFALYIGIAIWARAGSTSEFYAAGRGVHPVTNGMATAADWMSAASFISMAGLIAFTGYDNSTFLMGWTGGYVLLALLLAPYLRKFGKFTVSEFIGDRFYSPTARLVAVICLIVASVTYVIGQMTGVGVAFGRFLEVSNTTGLLIGAAVVFAYAVFGGMKGVTYTQVAQYVVLITAYTIPAIFISLQLTGNPIPALGLFGDHVASGEPLLAKLDQIVTELGFASYTEHHADTLNMVLFTLSLMIGTAGLPHVIMRFFTVPKVSDARWSAGWALVFIALLYLTAPAVGAMARLNISEMMWPNGTSGEAVSVEQIETDEQYAWMATWQKTGLLGWEDKNGDGKIQYYNDKSEALAERAAANGWEGNELTNFNRDILVLANPEIANLPGWVIGLVAAGGLAAALSTAAGLLLAISSAVSHDLMKGQFTPNISEKGELLSARIAMAVAICVATYLGLNPPGFAAQTVALAFGLAAASIFPALMMGIFSQRVNNKGAVAGMLVGLVVTLVYIFLHKGWFFIPGTNSFTDADPLLFTVKSTSFGAIGALLNFVTAYVVSNATEETPQEIKDLVASVRIPRGAGVAQDH, from the coding sequence ATGGATCAGTTTACCATCAACCTGCTGTTCGTGGGCGCATCCTTCGCGCTCTACATCGGCATCGCGATCTGGGCCCGCGCGGGTTCCACGTCGGAATTCTACGCCGCTGGCCGCGGTGTTCACCCTGTCACCAACGGCATGGCCACGGCGGCGGACTGGATGTCGGCCGCCTCCTTCATCTCGATGGCGGGCCTCATCGCCTTCACCGGCTATGACAACTCCACCTTCCTGATGGGCTGGACGGGCGGCTACGTGCTGCTGGCCCTGCTGCTCGCGCCCTACCTGCGCAAGTTCGGCAAGTTCACGGTGTCCGAGTTCATCGGCGACCGCTTCTACAGCCCGACCGCGCGCCTTGTGGCCGTGATCTGCCTGATCGTCGCCTCGGTGACCTACGTGATCGGCCAGATGACGGGCGTTGGCGTGGCCTTTGGCCGCTTCCTCGAAGTGTCCAACACCACCGGCCTGCTGATCGGTGCCGCCGTTGTGTTCGCCTACGCCGTGTTCGGCGGCATGAAGGGTGTGACCTATACCCAGGTGGCGCAATACGTCGTGCTGATCACCGCCTACACCATCCCGGCGATCTTCATCTCGCTGCAACTGACGGGCAACCCGATCCCGGCGCTTGGCCTGTTTGGCGATCACGTCGCGTCCGGCGAGCCGCTGCTGGCGAAGCTCGACCAGATCGTGACGGAGCTTGGCTTCGCGTCCTACACGGAGCACCATGCCGACACGCTCAACATGGTCCTGTTCACGCTCTCGCTGATGATCGGCACCGCCGGCCTTCCGCACGTGATCATGCGCTTCTTCACCGTGCCGAAAGTGTCTGACGCACGCTGGTCCGCTGGCTGGGCGCTTGTCTTCATCGCCCTGCTCTACCTGACCGCCCCGGCTGTCGGCGCCATGGCCCGCCTCAACATCTCCGAGATGATGTGGCCCAACGGCACCTCCGGCGAGGCTGTCTCTGTCGAGCAGATCGAAACCGACGAGCAATACGCCTGGATGGCGACGTGGCAGAAAACCGGCCTGCTGGGCTGGGAAGACAAGAACGGCGACGGCAAGATCCAGTACTACAACGACAAGTCCGAAGCTCTGGCTGAGCGGGCTGCCGCGAATGGTTGGGAAGGCAACGAACTGACCAACTTCAACCGCGACATCCTCGTGCTGGCCAACCCGGAAATCGCAAACCTGCCCGGCTGGGTGATCGGCCTCGTGGCCGCCGGTGGCCTCGCCGCCGCGCTCTCCACCGCCGCCGGCCTGCTGCTCGCGATCTCCTCGGCCGTGTCGCACGACCTGATGAAGGGCCAGTTCACGCCCAACATCAGCGAAAAAGGCGAGCTTCTGTCCGCCCGGATCGCAATGGCCGTGGCAATCTGTGTCGCAACCTACCTGGGCCTCAATCCTCCGGGCTTCGCAGCGCAAACCGTGGCTCTTGCCTTCGGTCTGGCCGCCGCGTCGATCTTCCCGGCGCTGATGATGGGGATCTTCAGCCAGCGCGTGAACAACAAGGGTGCCGTTGCCGGTATGCTCGTTGGTCTCGTGGTGACGCTGGTCTACATCTTCCTGCACAAGGGTTGGTTCTTCATCCCGGGCACCAACAGCTTCACGGATGCGGATCCGCTCCTGTTCACTGTCAAGTCGACCTCCTTCGGGGCCATCGGCGCGCTGCTGAACTTCGTGACCGCCTATGTGGTGTCCAACGCGACCGAAGAAACGCCGCAAGAGATCAAGGACCTGGTTGCCAGCGTCCGTATCCCGCGCGGTGCCGGTGTGGCCCAGGATCACTAG
- a CDS encoding class I SAM-dependent methyltransferase, with translation MSALKQILIDRIRAGGPISLADYMAECLMHPEHGYYSTRDPFGAGGDFTTAPEISQMFGELCGLSLAQAWLDQGAPSPFLLVELGPGRGTLMADLLRATKGVPGFHAAMRLHLVEASPVLRGAQRTALEGFDVQWHESLADVPLGPIFLIANEFFDALPLRQFERAAEGWSERLVGLSEDGTLSFGLSRPAPIAVLDGRLEDTRPGDLVEVSSAGRAIAGEIAERIARAGGAALIVDYGDWRSLGDTLQALRGHAPTDPLTAPGQADLTAHVDFETLAQAAAGKADISRLTPQGIFLERLGLTARAQALAKGLAGEALTAHVAAHRRLAHPDEMGRLFKVLAMVPQGALMPPGVER, from the coding sequence ATGAGCGCGCTTAAGCAGATTTTGATTGATCGCATCCGAGCGGGCGGGCCGATCAGCCTTGCCGACTATATGGCCGAATGCCTCATGCATCCCGAACACGGCTATTACAGCACGCGTGATCCTTTCGGCGCGGGGGGCGATTTCACCACGGCACCGGAAATCAGTCAGATGTTCGGCGAGCTCTGCGGGCTTTCCCTCGCGCAGGCGTGGCTCGATCAGGGCGCGCCCAGCCCCTTCCTGCTCGTGGAGCTTGGCCCCGGGCGCGGTACGCTGATGGCGGATCTGCTGCGCGCAACGAAGGGCGTGCCGGGGTTTCACGCGGCGATGCGGCTGCACCTCGTGGAGGCTTCGCCCGTGCTGCGCGGCGCGCAGCGAACGGCCCTTGAGGGCTTTGACGTGCAGTGGCACGAAAGCCTCGCCGACGTGCCACTTGGCCCCATCTTCCTCATCGCGAACGAATTTTTCGACGCGCTCCCCCTCCGCCAGTTCGAACGCGCCGCAGAAGGTTGGAGCGAACGGCTCGTCGGCCTCAGCGAAGATGGCACCCTGAGCTTCGGCCTCTCCCGCCCCGCACCCATTGCAGTGCTCGATGGCCGGTTGGAGGACACGCGGCCCGGCGATCTGGTGGAGGTCAGCAGCGCGGGCCGGGCCATCGCGGGAGAAATCGCGGAGCGGATCGCGCGCGCAGGCGGCGCGGCGCTGATCGTGGACTACGGCGACTGGCGCTCGCTGGGCGACACGCTGCAGGCCCTGCGCGGCCATGCCCCCACCGATCCGCTCACCGCGCCGGGGCAGGCCGATTTGACGGCCCATGTGGATTTCGAAACCCTCGCACAAGCCGCCGCAGGCAAGGCCGATATCAGCCGCCTGACGCCGCAGGGCATCTTCCTTGAACGGCTCGGCCTCACAGCGCGGGCGCAGGCCTTGGCAAAGGGCCTTGCGGGCGAAGCGCTCACGGCGCATGTTGCTGCCCATCGGCGCCTCGCCCATCCGGACGAGATGGGAAGGCTCTTCAAGGTGCTGGCCATGGTCCCGCAAGGGGCTTTGATGCCGCCGGGGGTGGAACGATGA
- a CDS encoding DUF294 nucleotidyltransferase-like domain-containing protein, with translation MPMRAPEIAAFLAGIHPYDTLPAADLERVSEASACKTVAAGETVYKQGDKLEGLYIVFSGEVDVEDANGVQLSHLGSRNSFGERGLLRDGKAVTTARAAGDAQLLLVPARVFLHLLKTQASFARFFDRSRATVAAPSDLSTIGIGDLMARDPLTCTPKTSVTEAARIMRDNRVSSLGVIGEGGQMVGILTIRDLAYKAVADGTPGSAPVSEVMRADPVTLDPGALGSDVLHAMLEMGVGHLPVVDRGCLIGMVTQTDLTRFQAISSSVLVADVAEARDAFDLAAVTARIPQMLVQLVGSGNPHQVVTRLITDVGDAVTRRLLALAEEKLGPAPVPYLWLACGSQGRREQTGVSDQDNCLILDDAFTEADRTYFTAFAKFVSDGLDAAGYYYCPGDMMATNPQWCQPLATWTRYFQNWIAKPDPKAQMLASVMFDLRPIGGTAALFDTLQADTLKAAAGNSIFVAHMVSNSLKHTPPLGLLRGFATIRSGEHKNTLDLKHNGVVPVVDLGRVYALQGQLTAANTRERLLSAGEAGVLSKTGARDLVDAYDLIAQTRLEHQAGQIKAGGKPDNFLPPAALSDFERSHLRDAFVVIRTMQSSIGHGRSMLG, from the coding sequence ATGCCCATGCGAGCCCCCGAGATCGCGGCCTTCCTGGCCGGCATCCACCCCTACGACACCCTTCCCGCCGCCGATCTGGAACGCGTCAGCGAGGCCAGCGCTTGCAAGACAGTCGCCGCCGGCGAAACCGTCTACAAACAGGGCGACAAGCTAGAAGGGCTCTACATCGTCTTTTCCGGCGAGGTGGATGTGGAGGACGCAAACGGCGTCCAGCTTTCCCACCTCGGCAGCCGCAACTCCTTCGGGGAACGCGGCCTTCTGCGCGACGGCAAGGCCGTCACCACGGCGCGGGCCGCAGGCGACGCGCAGCTGCTGCTGGTGCCTGCCCGCGTCTTCCTGCACCTGCTGAAAACCCAAGCCAGCTTCGCGCGGTTCTTTGACCGTTCCCGCGCCACCGTGGCCGCGCCCAGCGATCTGAGCACCATCGGCATCGGCGATCTGATGGCGCGCGATCCGCTGACCTGCACGCCCAAGACCTCCGTCACCGAAGCCGCGCGGATCATGCGTGACAATCGTGTCTCAAGCCTCGGGGTGATCGGCGAGGGCGGCCAGATGGTCGGCATCCTCACGATCCGCGATCTCGCCTATAAGGCCGTGGCCGATGGCACCCCCGGCAGCGCGCCCGTCTCCGAGGTGATGCGGGCTGACCCGGTGACGCTGGATCCCGGCGCGCTTGGCTCCGACGTGCTGCACGCGATGCTCGAAATGGGCGTGGGCCACCTGCCCGTGGTGGACCGTGGCTGCCTGATCGGCATGGTCACGCAGACAGATCTCACCCGCTTTCAGGCAATCTCCTCTTCGGTGCTGGTGGCCGATGTGGCCGAGGCCCGCGACGCCTTCGATCTGGCCGCCGTCACCGCGCGCATCCCGCAGATGCTGGTGCAGCTTGTGGGCTCCGGCAACCCGCATCAGGTGGTGACGCGGCTGATCACCGACGTCGGCGATGCCGTCACCCGCCGCCTGCTCGCGCTGGCCGAAGAAAAGCTCGGCCCCGCGCCCGTGCCCTACCTCTGGCTGGCCTGCGGCTCGCAAGGGCGGCGCGAACAGACCGGCGTTTCGGATCAGGACAACTGCCTGATCCTTGATGACGCTTTCACCGAGGCGGACCGCACCTATTTCACCGCCTTCGCCAAATTCGTCTCCGACGGGCTGGACGCGGCGGGCTACTACTACTGCCCCGGCGACATGATGGCGACCAATCCGCAATGGTGCCAGCCGCTGGCCACCTGGACGCGCTACTTCCAGAACTGGATCGCCAAACCCGATCCGAAAGCACAGATGCTGGCCTCGGTGATGTTCGATCTGCGCCCCATCGGCGGGACGGCGGCGCTGTTTGACACCCTGCAGGCCGACACGCTGAAGGCGGCGGCGGGCAATTCGATTTTCGTGGCCCATATGGTCAGCAATTCGCTCAAGCATACGCCCCCGCTCGGGCTCTTGCGCGGCTTTGCCACGATCCGCTCCGGCGAGCACAAGAACACGCTGGATCTGAAACACAACGGCGTGGTGCCGGTGGTGGATCTGGGCCGCGTCTATGCGCTGCAGGGCCAGCTGACCGCCGCCAACACCCGCGAACGCCTGCTTTCGGCGGGCGAGGCGGGCGTGCTATCGAAAACCGGTGCGCGGGATCTGGTTGATGCCTACGACCTGATCGCGCAGACTCGGCTGGAGCATCAGGCCGGGCAGATCAAG
- a CDS encoding aromatic ring-hydroxylating oxygenase subunit alpha, which produces MQHIQTEDLHAVLKDVSQARGLPNAHYISPEVFAQERQAVLFENWSGVGFGADVPEPGDVMPVDFLGMPLLLARDRQGGLHVYQNTCRHRGMILVEEKRKVEGALRCPYHSWCYALTGELRATPHVGGPGHNTHREVDKGDLGLIRVRHHVWRDIVFVNVSGTAAPFEEVHADLLQRWAEFEHPVYAGGPESRFELDVATNWKLAVENYCESYHLPWVHPGLNSYSRLEDHYHIEAPGAYSGQGTLVYRQLKREGLAPFPDVPGLSDTWETAAEYVALYPNVLLGVHRDHSFAILLQPISTERTIEHVALYYTAPEVQGSSYQALRDDNATLWKGVFEEDVFVVEGMQRGRHGVLFDGGRFSPAMDGPTHLFHHWVASQILKGQEAQA; this is translated from the coding sequence ATGCAGCATATCCAGACAGAGGATCTACACGCCGTCCTGAAGGATGTTTCGCAGGCGCGCGGCCTGCCCAACGCGCATTACATCTCGCCCGAAGTCTTTGCGCAGGAGCGGCAGGCGGTGCTGTTTGAGAATTGGTCCGGCGTAGGGTTCGGCGCGGATGTGCCGGAGCCGGGCGACGTGATGCCGGTGGATTTCCTCGGCATGCCGCTCCTGTTGGCGCGGGACCGGCAGGGCGGCCTGCATGTCTATCAGAACACCTGCCGCCATCGCGGGATGATCCTTGTCGAAGAAAAGCGCAAGGTGGAGGGCGCGCTGCGCTGTCCTTATCACAGCTGGTGCTACGCACTCACCGGCGAGTTGCGCGCCACGCCGCACGTTGGCGGGCCGGGGCACAACACGCACCGGGAAGTGGATAAGGGCGATCTGGGCCTGATCCGCGTGCGCCACCACGTCTGGCGCGACATCGTCTTCGTCAATGTCTCCGGCACCGCCGCGCCTTTCGAGGAGGTGCACGCCGATCTGCTGCAGCGCTGGGCGGAGTTCGAGCACCCCGTTTATGCGGGTGGTCCCGAAAGCCGGTTCGAGTTGGATGTGGCGACGAACTGGAAGCTCGCGGTCGAAAATTACTGCGAAAGCTATCACCTGCCGTGGGTGCATCCGGGCCTTAACAGTTACTCGCGGCTGGAGGATCACTACCATATCGAAGCGCCGGGGGCCTATTCGGGGCAGGGCACGCTGGTTTATCGCCAGTTGAAACGTGAGGGACTTGCGCCCTTCCCGGACGTGCCGGGCCTGAGCGACACATGGGAGACAGCAGCGGAATATGTGGCGCTCTATCCGAACGTGCTTCTGGGCGTGCACCGTGATCACAGCTTCGCCATCCTGCTGCAGCCGATCTCCACCGAGCGCACCATCGAACATGTGGCGCTCTACTACACCGCGCCGGAGGTGCAGGGCAGCAGCTATCAGGCGTTGCGCGATGACAACGCGACGCTGTGGAAGGGCGTGTTCGAGGAAGATGTCTTCGTGGTAGAGGGCATGCAGCGCGGCCGCCACGGCGTGCTGTTTGACGGAGGCCGCTTCTCGCCCGCGATGGACGGGCCGACGCATCTGTTCCACCATTGGGTGGCCTCGCAGATCCTGAAGGGGCAAGAGGCGCAGGCGTGA
- a CDS encoding DUF4212 domain-containing protein: MAENPSDNDYWSANLRIIKICLVIWALVSFGFGILLRPMLSGIPVGGTDLGFWFAQQGSILVFLALIFFYAWKMNKLDAEHGVEEE; encoded by the coding sequence ATGGCGGAAAATCCATCCGATAACGACTATTGGTCGGCGAACCTCCGGATCATCAAGATTTGTCTTGTGATCTGGGCACTGGTTTCGTTTGGCTTTGGCATCCTGCTGCGCCCGATGCTGTCGGGCATTCCTGTCGGCGGGACAGACCTTGGCTTCTGGTTTGCCCAACAGGGCTCGATCCTCGTCTTCCTGGCGCTGATTTTCTTCTACGCCTGGAAGATGAACAAGCTCGACGCCGAACACGGCGTTGAGGAGGAGTAA
- a CDS encoding Hint domain-containing protein, producing the protein MRRYDVACLGIPLDDMPSLHRFSRVAPASPHLDAAFAAFAHGTLLATPEGPRAIEDLEPGDKVDTLHNGPQPLRWIGRITLPPAQTASPVALPLLRILPGAFGGVLPERDMLLGPYARILRGQGDFATLRPVAGLCDDMTVVQTASASAVSLYHIGFARHEIVMAGGLPMESFHPGENFEVSYTSEELSSLLDFFPASASPRRFGRTACKQMRFAH; encoded by the coding sequence TTGCGCCGCTACGACGTGGCCTGCCTCGGGATCCCCCTCGACGATATGCCAAGCCTCCACCGCTTCTCGCGCGTGGCCCCCGCGAGCCCCCATCTGGACGCCGCCTTCGCCGCTTTTGCCCATGGCACCCTATTGGCCACGCCAGAGGGCCCGCGCGCGATCGAGGATCTGGAGCCGGGCGACAAGGTGGACACCCTGCACAATGGCCCGCAGCCGCTGCGCTGGATCGGGCGCATCACCCTGCCCCCGGCGCAAACCGCAAGCCCCGTTGCCCTGCCGCTACTGCGCATTCTGCCCGGCGCTTTTGGCGGCGTCCTTCCCGAGCGCGATATGCTTCTGGGCCCCTATGCCCGCATCCTGCGCGGCCAAGGCGATTTCGCCACCCTGCGCCCCGTGGCAGGCCTTTGCGATGATATGACGGTGGTGCAGACGGCCTCAGCCTCCGCCGTGAGCCTCTATCACATCGGCTTTGCCCGCCACGAGATCGTCATGGCCGGTGGCCTGCCGATGGAGAGCTTTCACCCCGGCGAGAATTTCGAAGTCAGCTACACGTCGGAGGAGCTTTCCAGCCTGCTCGACTTCTTCCCCGCCTCCGCCAGCCCGCGCCGCTTTGGCCGTACCGCCTGCAAACAGATGCGCTTCGCCCACTGA
- the pgeF gene encoding peptidoglycan editing factor PgeF — MTLEILTSEALGPVRHGFFTRRGGASSGIFEGLNCGMGSSDQAEIVHINRSRVANAMEVAPEAMTFVHQIHSPDVLTVSAPGEGGGQADALVTATPGLALAILTADCQPVLLADPENGVIGAAHAGWKGTIDGVLENTVAAMEAAGAERSAIRASIGPSISQRAYEVGPEFFERFMDEDPENARYFGNGEGDRYLFNLTHLGADKLRAAGVGVAEWTGHCTYSDPQRFYSYRRSVHQREADYGRLISVIRL, encoded by the coding sequence ATGACGCTAGAAATCCTCACCAGCGAAGCCCTAGGCCCCGTGCGCCATGGCTTCTTCACCCGCCGGGGCGGGGCCTCGTCGGGCATTTTCGAGGGGCTCAACTGCGGCATGGGATCCTCGGATCAGGCCGAGATCGTGCATATCAACCGCAGCCGCGTGGCCAACGCGATGGAGGTTGCGCCCGAGGCGATGACCTTCGTGCACCAGATCCATTCCCCTGACGTGCTGACTGTCTCCGCGCCGGGCGAAGGCGGCGGCCAGGCCGATGCGCTCGTCACGGCAACGCCGGGGCTCGCCCTTGCGATCCTCACCGCCGATTGCCAGCCCGTCCTGCTGGCGGATCCTGAGAACGGCGTAATCGGCGCGGCCCATGCGGGCTGGAAAGGCACGATCGACGGCGTGCTGGAAAACACCGTCGCCGCAATGGAAGCCGCCGGGGCCGAGCGCAGCGCGATCCGCGCCAGCATCGGGCCCTCGATCAGCCAGCGCGCCTATGAGGTTGGCCCGGAGTTCTTCGAGCGTTTCATGGACGAAGATCCTGAGAACGCCCGCTACTTCGGCAACGGCGAGGGCGACCGCTACCTCTTCAACCTCACCCATCTCGGCGCGGACAAGCTGCGCGCGGCGGGCGTGGGCGTGGCGGAATGGACAGGCCACTGCACCTATTCCGATCCGCAGCGCTTCTATTCCTACCGTCGCAGCGTGCACCAGCGCGAAGCCGATTACGGCCGGTTGATCAGCGTCATCCGCCTTTAA